The Bradyrhizobium guangxiense genomic sequence AGGGGCTCGGCGAAGGGGACGGGTTGGGCGACGGAGAATATGTCGGTGTCGGTGACGGCGAATAGGTCGGCGTTGGCGACGGCGAATAGGTCGGGTAGGGGGTCGGCTCGCCGCATTCGATTTCGCAGGCCGCCTGGGCCGCCGCTTGACGAACATCGAGCGCGACAAGCGCGAGCGCAGCGGCCGCGGTCAGCAGGCCGGTGAGGAAGAGCCGGAAGTTGAACTTCGCCATCGTCAGCGCCCGCACAGCATGCCGTCGTCGTGGACAGCGGGCGTGATGGTCGGCGAGGCGTCGGCATATTGGTTCACCGCGCACAGACCGGCATTTGTGGCGCAGTTGGCGGCGAAGCTCCAGGGCGGCGTGTTGGTCTTGGTGATGCCGACCTTGCCGCCGGTCGAGGTGATGATCGCGGTGTCGCCCGGCTGGGTCAGCTGCACGCATTGCGAGCTCGTCGTGCAGACGCTTGCCGCGCCGTCCTGAAGCACGACGACGGAGCGTCCGCGCTGCGAGAGGACGTCGAGCGTGGTGCCGCGCACGCCGATGGTCGCGAGCGGCGTCGTGATCTTGTAGGCGGCCTTCTCCGAATGTCCGGTGACGAAACGGAAGGCGCCTGTGGTCATGCGGATCGCGACGTCGCGATAGCTGTGCTCGTCGTTGAACACGGTGCGGTCGAGCTTCAGAATGGCGCTGGGGCCGAGCGACAGATTGGTGCTGTCGGCCATCACGAAGCGTGCCGCGCTGCCGGCGCCGGTGCGCACGGTCTCGTCGCGCAGCATGCTGTCGCCGACCTTGATCGGCGTGGAGGTCGCGGCCACGCGCACAACTTCATTCTGGATCAACACGGCTTCGCCGACGCGCGTCTGCGCCATTGCGCTGGGCGCGGCGCAGAGTGCCGCCGATAACAGGGTGGGGAAAAGCCAGAAACGCAAATTCATTTCGCAACCGATCGATGTGTCCCTGATCGTACCGGATCGCGCATGCTTGCGATGTGGCGAAATTATCACAAGCAGCGCGGGACGTGCGTGATGCTTAGTGACAGTTGCGGCAGAATGCGTTCAATGAAGAACGAAGCTTCTATTTTTGTCCGCGGTGACGCAGATTTGCCACGCAAAACAGCCTCCCAGCAGCCGCTCGAATTGTCCGCGGTTCCGATGATGTCGCGAAGCGCAGTGATTGCTGTCGCGATTTTCCTGATCGCGCATCTGGCGCTGCTGATCGGACTGACGACGCCGGAGAAGTTCGTCTTCGACGAGGTGCACTACGTGCCCGCGGCGCGGCAGATGCTGGCGCCGGCGATGTCGCAGCCGATGCTCAATCCGATGCATCCGCCGCTGGGCAAGGAGCTGATCGCGGCCTCGATCGCGGCCTTCGGCGACAATGCGCTTGGCTGGCGCTATCCCGCGACATTGTTCGGCGCATTGGCGATCGTCGCGATCTATCTGTGCGGCCTCGCGCTGTTCTCCGCACAAGGGCCCGCGGTCGCCGCGGCGCTGATCGCTGGCCTCAACCAGATGCTGTACGTGCAGGCGCGCATCGCCATGCTCGACATCTTTGCGCTCGGCCTCGGTCTGCTTGCGACCGCCGCCTTCATGCACGGATTTCGAAGAGAGCGGCCGCAGGCGTTGTTCGCGCTCGCCGGCAGCCTGTTCGGCCTCGCCGCCGCCTGCAAATGGAGCGGGCTTTTTCCGCTCGGCGTCTGCATCGTCATCGTTGCGATGATCCGCCTGATGCAGGGCTGGCACACACTGTTCGCCGATGCAAGGCCGGACGACTGGTATCGGCCGGAGCTTTGGCCGGGCTTGAGGCTGCATCATGTCGCGCTGTGCTTCGCGGTCCTGCCTGGCGTGGCCTATCTTGCCGCTTTCGTTCCGCTCTACGGAGTGTCGCTGCCTGACCTGATCGAGGCGCAGCGCCGGATCTTCGCCGACAACACCACGACCGCGATTGCCGGGCACACCTATATGAGTTCATGGCCGTCCTGGCCGCTGCTCGCGCGCCCGGTGTGGTTTCTGTTCGACAAGACCGCGGATGACAACGTTTCCGCGGTCGTCTTCCTCGGCAATCCGCTG encodes the following:
- a CDS encoding FecR family protein, encoding MNLRFWLFPTLLSAALCAAPSAMAQTRVGEAVLIQNEVVRVAATSTPIKVGDSMLRDETVRTGAGSAARFVMADSTNLSLGPSAILKLDRTVFNDEHSYRDVAIRMTTGAFRFVTGHSEKAAYKITTPLATIGVRGTTLDVLSQRGRSVVVLQDGAASVCTTSSQCVQLTQPGDTAIITSTGGKVGITKTNTPPWSFAANCATNAGLCAVNQYADASPTITPAVHDDGMLCGR
- a CDS encoding phospholipid carrier-dependent glycosyltransferase translates to MWRNYHKQRGTCVMLSDSCGRMRSMKNEASIFVRGDADLPRKTASQQPLELSAVPMMSRSAVIAVAIFLIAHLALLIGLTTPEKFVFDEVHYVPAARQMLAPAMSQPMLNPMHPPLGKELIAASIAAFGDNALGWRYPATLFGALAIVAIYLCGLALFSAQGPAVAAALIAGLNQMLYVQARIAMLDIFALGLGLLATAAFMHGFRRERPQALFALAGSLFGLAAACKWSGLFPLGVCIVIVAMIRLMQGWHTLFADARPDDWYRPELWPGLRLHHVALCFAVLPGVAYLAAFVPLYGVSLPDLIEAQRRIFADNTTTAIAGHTYMSSWPSWPLLARPVWFLFDKTADDNVSAVVFLGNPLVLWPALVALAVVLRDFVVARRWDAFLIAAFYFGPWLAWALLPRTLGFIYYYLPAATASSLALVYVLRRDGLPRWLLWAYVGVAAIGFAVMLPISAAFVGVSMRTFGRLMLFQSWI